A genomic segment from Thermodesulfobacteriota bacterium encodes:
- a CDS encoding ABC transporter permease, whose amino-acid sequence MLLKVQVITTAIIIITIIGVAVAAPYITPYAYYDADFNNLLKSPSEKHLMGTDEEGRDLLSRVIYGARVSIFVALGTAFVAFFIGTIYGAISGYVGGKLDEVMMRIVDVFYSLPDLLLIVLITLVIGRGVLGIVIALGLTAWMRVARIVRGTVMQLKTVDFIESARSLGASPSRILTVHIFPNILSPLIITVTFSVPYAILAESTLSFLGLGISPPESSWGTLASTGWQGIRTFPHLIVFPSVAIFITAFSFNLFGEGIRDMLDPKIGRT is encoded by the coding sequence ATGTTATTAAAGGTACAGGTAATTACGACCGCTATAATTATAATCACCATTATAGGCGTAGCTGTAGCTGCTCCTTATATAACACCTTACGCGTATTATGATGCAGATTTTAATAACCTTTTAAAATCTCCCAGTGAAAAGCATCTCATGGGAACCGATGAAGAGGGGAGGGATCTTTTGAGCAGGGTCATTTACGGGGCGAGGGTTTCTATCTTTGTTGCTCTTGGGACTGCATTCGTTGCGTTTTTTATCGGTACGATCTATGGGGCTATTTCCGGTTACGTGGGGGGAAAGCTTGACGAGGTAATGATGAGGATAGTAGATGTATTCTATTCGCTTCCGGATCTCCTGCTTATTGTACTTATTACTTTGGTGATAGGAAGGGGGGTATTGGGTATTGTAATAGCTCTTGGACTTACCGCTTGGATGAGAGTTGCAAGAATTGTTAGGGGCACGGTCATGCAACTTAAGACAGTGGATTTTATAGAGTCGGCTCGAAGTCTCGGTGCATCTCCCTCGAGAATACTAACGGTTCATATCTTCCCGAATATATTGAGTCCACTAATTATTACGGTTACTTTTTCTGTTCCGTATGCCATATTGGCTGAATCTACATTAAGCTTCCTTGGGCTAGGGATTTCTCCACCGGAGTCGAGCTGGGGCACGCTCGCCAGCACTGGTTGGCAGGGAATCAGGACGTTTCCTCATCTCATTGTCTTCCCTAGTGTTGCTATTTTCATAACAGCATTTTCATTTAATCTTTTCGGTGAAGGGATAAGAGATATGCTAGATCCTAAAATTGGCAGGACATAA